In one window of Vibrio sp. JC009 DNA:
- the ibaG gene encoding BolA family iron metabolism protein IbaG, with translation MESSDVKKIIEDALDLQEVHVKGDGSQFEVIAVDERFAELSRVKKQQLIYAPLMEYIQRNDIHAVSIKALTPDEWARDKKLMSL, from the coding sequence GTGGAAAGTAGCGACGTTAAGAAAATTATTGAAGACGCATTAGATCTTCAGGAAGTCCATGTTAAAGGCGACGGTAGCCAGTTTGAGGTAATCGCAGTAGACGAGCGCTTTGCAGAGCTTAGTCGGGTGAAAAAACAGCAATTAATTTACGCTCCTCTGATGGAGTACATTCAGAGAAATGATATACATGCTGTTTCTATAAAAGCACTGACGCCTGACGAATGGGCTCGTGATAAAAAACTGATGTCGCTATAA
- a CDS encoding lipid asymmetry maintenance protein MlaB has translation MSHSQWQSQESGAISLTGELTREFVPGLWAFIKDWKPATDKVEISLCEASRIDSSGMALLIHLIEHAKKFNCHIMLTFVPDELLTLFQISNVDSMMAKHIGHTKN, from the coding sequence ATGAGTCATTCTCAGTGGCAGAGTCAGGAATCCGGAGCAATCAGCCTGACAGGTGAGCTGACCAGAGAATTTGTTCCCGGACTCTGGGCTTTTATAAAAGACTGGAAGCCTGCTACTGACAAAGTTGAAATTTCACTTTGTGAGGCAAGTCGCATAGATTCATCGGGAATGGCACTTTTAATTCACCTGATTGAGCATGCAAAAAAATTTAACTGTCATATAATGCTGACCTTCGTGCCTGATGAACTGCTTACTTTATTTCAGATAAGTAATGTAGATAGCATGATGGCTAAGCATATCGGGCATACAAAGAATTAA